The proteins below are encoded in one region of Portunus trituberculatus isolate SZX2019 chromosome 17, ASM1759143v1, whole genome shotgun sequence:
- the LOC123504814 gene encoding U1 small nuclear ribonucleoprotein A-like, with protein MLDIRPNHTIYVNNLNEKVKKDELKRSLYAIFSQFGQILDIVALKTLKMRGQAFVIFKEIQSATNAMRAMQGFPFYDKPMKIAYSKTDSDLIAKQKGTYKERGTKRKEEEKKKKKGKDAKGAPTVPAAGAVSAKPGATVVPPRPNLFNQPPPVHGAGGMGVPEQPPNQILFLTNLPDETSEMMLSMLFTQFPGFKEVRLVPGRHDIAFVEFENEMQSAAAKDALQGFKITPTHAMKIAFAKK; from the exons ATGTTGGACATCAGACCAAACCACACCATCTATGTCAACAACCTCAAtgagaaggtgaagaaagatg AACTCAAGAGATCACTGTATGCGATATTTTCTCAGTTCGGCCAGATTCTTGACATTGTTGCCTTGAAAACGCTAAAGATGCGTGGTCAGGCATTTGTCATCTTCAAGGAAATCCAGAGTGCCACCAATGCCATGAGGGCCATGCAGGGATTTCCCTTCTATGACAAGCCAATG AAAATTGCCTACAGCAAGACTGACTCAGACCTAATAGCAAAGCAGAAAGGCACATACAAGGAAAGAGGAAccaaacgaaaggaagaagagaaaaagaaaaagaaaggaaaggatgccAAGGGAGCACCAACCGtacctgctgctggtgctgtttcAG CAAAACCTGGAGCCACAGTTGTACCTCCAAGACCAAATCTTTTCAACCAGCCACCACCAGTGCATGGGGCTGGTGGTATGGGGGTGCCTGAACAACCTCCCAACCAGATTCTCTTCCTTACAAATCTTCCAGATGAGACATCTGAGATGATGTTGTCTATGCTCTTCACACA ATTTCCCGGATTCAAGGAGGTGCGTTTGGTTCCTGGTCGCCATGATATTGCTTTTGTGGAATTTGAAAATGAGATGCAGTCAGCAGCAGCCAAGGATGCTCTCCAAGGCTTCAAGATCACTCCCACACATGCCATGAAGATTGCTTTTGCTAAGAAGTAA